The Hyalangium gracile genomic sequence GTGAGGGGGATCTCCTTCGGGCACACCTTCACGCAGTTCTGTGCCTTGCCGCAGTCCTGGATGCCACCCGGCCCCATCAGCGACCGGGTGCGCTCCTCGGCGTTCATCTTCCCCGTGGGGTGCATGTTGAAGAGCCGCGCCTGGCTGATCGCCGCCGCTCCCACGAAGTCGTTGTCGATCGTCACCTGCGGGCACGCCTCCAGGCAGCTCCCGCACGTGATGCACGTGGACAGCACGTACGTCGTCGCCTGATCGTGCGGAGACTGCCGCGGGCCCGGCCCCAGGTTGTGCGTGCCGTCCACCGGGATCCACGCCTTCACCCGCTTGAGCGCCTCGAACATCCGGTGGCGGTCCACCGTGAGATCCCTCACCACCGGGAACTTCTTCATCGGCTCCAGGGTGATGGGGTGCTCCAGCTTGTCGATCAGCGCCGAGCAGGCCATCCGCACCCGCCCGTTGATGTTCATCGCGCAGCTGCCGCACACCTCCTCGAGGCATGCCGCGTCCCACACCACCGGGGCTACCTTCTTGCCCTGCACGGTGGTGGGGTTGCGCTGGATCTCCATCAGGCACGAAACCACGTTCGCGCCCTTGGTGTACGGAATGCGGAACTCGTCATAGTGGCCCTCCCCGTTCGGCCCATCCTGGCGCCAGATGCGGAAGGTCACGGTCTTGGTGGTAGCGCTTGCCTGTGCGGTGTCCATGATGAGTTCCCCTGACTACGCGTACCAGCGCGGCTCCGGATCCAACACCGGCGTGGCGATGGGCTCGTAGGAGATCTTCGGCCCCTCTCCGGTGTACGCCGCCATCGTCGTCTTCGCCCACTTCTCGTGGCGCTTCTTCCACAGCTCCATCCACGCCGGATCCTCGGTCGGGTTCACCGTCTTCGGCTCCGGCAGCGAGAACTCGGGCTTGTAGTGCGCGCCCCGGCTCTCGTCGCGCAGCAGCGCGCTGGTGGCGATCACCTCGCCCAGCTCCAGCATGTTCCACAGCTGGTTGGTGAAGGACAGCGAGCGGTTCGCCAGGTTGCCCGTGTCGAGCACGTTGCAGTTCTTCCAGCGCTCCTTCATCTCGCGGATCTTCTCGACCGACTTCTTCAGCCTGTCGTTGTAGCGGACGACGGTGCAGTTCTCCGTCATCAGCTCGCCCAGCTCCTTGGAGATCTGGTACGGGTTCTCCGAGCCGGCCATCTTCTTGATGGTGGCGAAGCGGTCCTCCCAGTACTTCTTCGCGTCGTTGAAGTACTTGTCCGCCCGGTCCGCCGCCTTGGCCTCCTTGCTCTTGGCGTAGTTCGCCATGGCCGGCCCGCCGATCATCCCCGAGTAGATGCAGGACAACAGCGAGTTCGCACCCAGCCGGTTGGCGCCGTGGAAGGCGTAGTCCGCCTCGCCCGCGGCGTACAGGCCCGGGATGTTGGTGGACTGGTTCTTCGGGCTGCCCTCGGCCGGCGTCTGCGTCTTCGAGTCCGCCTCGAACGTCACATACAGGCCGCCCATCGAGTAGTGCATGCCCGGGAAGATGATCATCGGCGTGTGGCGCGGATCGTCTCCCACGAACTTCTCGTAGATCTCCATCACGCCCTTGATCTTCGCGTCGAGCGTGGGCGCGGGGATGTGCGTCACGTCCAGGTACACGCCGTCCCGGCCGCCGATGCCCATGCCCAGATCCCGGCAGACCATGAAGATCTCACGGGTGGCCACGTCGCGCGGCACCAGGTTCTTGTACTTGGGGTACTTCTCCTCGAGGAAGTACCAGCGCTCGCTCTCGGGGATGTCCCGCGGCCCGCGCGTGTCGCCCTTCTTCTTCGGCACCCACACGCGGCCGCCCTCGCCACGCACCGACTCGCTCATCAGGCGCAG encodes the following:
- the sdhB gene encoding succinate dehydrogenase iron-sulfur subunit — encoded protein: MDTAQASATTKTVTFRIWRQDGPNGEGHYDEFRIPYTKGANVVSCLMEIQRNPTTVQGKKVAPVVWDAACLEEVCGSCAMNINGRVRMACSALIDKLEHPITLEPMKKFPVVRDLTVDRHRMFEALKRVKAWIPVDGTHNLGPGPRQSPHDQATTYVLSTCITCGSCLEACPQVTIDNDFVGAAAISQARLFNMHPTGKMNAEERTRSLMGPGGIQDCGKAQNCVKVCPKEIPLTSSIAVMNREVTKVLVKDIFFKEEEHKRASGPG
- the sdhA gene encoding succinate dehydrogenase flavoprotein subunit yields the protein MAAAARFTVVGGGLAGLMTTIKLAEAGHQVDVLSIVPVKRSHSVCAQGGINGAVNTKGEGDHPDIHVKDTLRGGDFLAEQVSVKGMCYAAPGIIYMLDRMGVTFNRTSEGLLDFRRFGGTLHHRTAFAGATTGQQLLYALDEQVRRYESEGKVTKYEYWEWLGTVKNSDGRCIGSVALDLRTMEIRTFPAEAVCLATGGPGIVFGRSTNSIINTGTAAGRAYMEGAIYANGEFIQVHPTSIPGEDKLRLMSESVRGEGGRVWVPKKKGDTRGPRDIPESERWYFLEEKYPKYKNLVPRDVATREIFMVCRDLGMGIGGRDGVYLDVTHIPAPTLDAKIKGVMEIYEKFVGDDPRHTPMIIFPGMHYSMGGLYVTFEADSKTQTPAEGSPKNQSTNIPGLYAAGEADYAFHGANRLGANSLLSCIYSGMIGGPAMANYAKSKEAKAADRADKYFNDAKKYWEDRFATIKKMAGSENPYQISKELGELMTENCTVVRYNDRLKKSVEKIREMKERWKNCNVLDTGNLANRSLSFTNQLWNMLELGEVIATSALLRDESRGAHYKPEFSLPEPKTVNPTEDPAWMELWKKRHEKWAKTTMAAYTGEGPKISYEPIATPVLDPEPRWYA